The genomic DNA GCAGTGGCTGCTAAGCTTGAATTGGTCGGATAAGGCTGACTTTTTAGCTCTACAGCAGGTGGGGCAGTTACTGCTTAACCACATTGCCAAGCAGTATAGCTCTCGCCCGCTAGCGCCCTTGGAACTAAAAAGCGGCTTAGCGCCGTTTCAACTGCAGCGCTGTAAGGACTATATAGAAGCACATTTGGCACAGAACATTAGCTTGCAAGATTTGGCGGCGCTGGTGGGTTTAAGCGAATATCACTTTGCCCGCATGTTTAAGCATAGCTGTGGGCTTAGCCCGCACCGTTATGTGAGTGAGCGGCGGGTGGCATTGGCTAAGCGTTTATTGCAACTGGCCGATTTAAGCTTGTCTGAGATAGCCTATCAGTCGGGCTTTTCTTCGCAGGCACATTTCAGTGCCCGCTTTAAACAACTCACCGGCTATAGCCCCAAAGCCTACCGTGAGGCCTTGGCTTAGCTTTAAATGATTACTGGGAAGGCTTGCTGCGGATGGCGTAGGATCTCGGCCTGATAATTAAATACCTGAGCAATGTTGCTCTGAGTGAGCACTTGCTCGGGGCTTCCATCGTGGCAAATCTGACCTTCTTTTAGCAACAAAATTCGCTGGCAGTAACGTGAGGCAAGGTTAAGATCGTGCACCACACTCACCACCGTTGCGCCTTGTTGGCTAAGCTTGGAGGCATGCTCCATTACCGCTTGCTGATGATTTAAATCCAGCGCGCTGGTGGGCTCATCTAATAACAAAATTTGTTGCTCAAGCTGGCTATTGGCCAATTGCGCAGTGACGCGAGCATAGTGAACCCGTTGTTTTTCACCGCCGGACAACTGCGGGTAGGGCGTGTCGCGGTAGTGCCATATGTCCATTAATTGCAGCTGCTGTTTAATCAGCTGTTGCTGGTCACGGTAGCTTAGCTGGCTATTAATTAAACCCAAGCCCACCACTTCGCTAACGCGAAAAGCAAAACTTAACTCTGAGCTTTGTGGTAATACCGCTAAATGTCGGCTTAGCTCGGCTTTATTCCATTGCTGACGGGGTTTTCCCAGAATGGTGATTTCACCTTGCTGTTGCTGTCGATCGCCACAAATCAGTTTCAGTAGCGAGCTTTTGCCGGCACCATTAGCCCCCAGTAGGGCGGTGTGCTGGCCAGAATAAAAGGATAAATTGAGCTGCTTAAACAGCTGGTTTTGCGCCAGTGAAAAGTCTAGCTGGCTCAGTCGAATGCTGGTGATGGGAGATGACATAGCGTT from Agarivorans gilvus includes the following:
- a CDS encoding helix-turn-helix domain-containing protein, which produces MKPLEPLLFQQAHVFERLNQARATLDGLVSLSSELGFARWSNKDDRTAYQRPEHHTLSVYLSGGYQTKRQLGSQLIDGGAPGKICLMPAGHESQWQVDGELAFVHLYFSEQSLRDEIERVWDKDARDLSLQELTFADDPAISSLVQQWLLSLNWSDKADFLALQQVGQLLLNHIAKQYSSRPLAPLELKSGLAPFQLQRCKDYIEAHLAQNISLQDLAALVGLSEYHFARMFKHSCGLSPHRYVSERRVALAKRLLQLADLSLSEIAYQSGFSSQAHFSARFKQLTGYSPKAYREALA
- a CDS encoding heme ABC transporter ATP-binding protein; amino-acid sequence: MSSPITSIRLSQLDFSLAQNQLFKQLNLSFYSGQHTALLGANGAGKSSLLKLICGDRQQQQGEITILGKPRQQWNKAELSRHLAVLPQSSELSFAFRVSEVVGLGLINSQLSYRDQQQLIKQQLQLMDIWHYRDTPYPQLSGGEKQRVHYARVTAQLANSQLEQQILLLDEPTSALDLNHQQAVMEHASKLSQQGATVVSVVHDLNLASRYCQRILLLKEGQICHDGSPEQVLTQSNIAQVFNYQAEILRHPQQAFPVII